A stretch of Lewinella sp. 4G2 DNA encodes these proteins:
- a CDS encoding acyl-CoA dehydrogenase family protein, producing MAVVAEKVNVLKGGQFLVADALPETTFTPEDFNEEQLMVRQMVRDFIDTEIIPVLNEIEDKKNGLPPLLLDKMADLGLLGSHMPEEYGGMEMDTNTNTLICDVMGGSSGSFTVSFAAHTGIGMLPILYYGSESQKAEWLPRLINGELKAAYCLTEPGSGSDATAAKTTAIKDGDEWVLNGQKMWISNAGFADVFIVFAQADGDKFTGFIVPKGLEGLTLGAEEDKLGIHGSSTRQVFFEDVRIPADNFLGEIGRGHLIAFNVLNVGRFKLHALSVGGAKRALGVGIKYANERVQFKQPIANFGAIKHKIAEAATQIFASESALYRVSQQIQDMNKSLQADGKSFAEAKRLSAEEYAIECALLKFIGSEMLDYTVDEVLQIHGGMGYSEETLAPRMYRDSRINRIYEGTNEINRLLSVDMLMRRAMKGAVDIATPAWNVQKELAKPADTSIPEGPYGAELKAVADFKKLILMVMGAAVKGQMDGKLNLKEEQEILMNVSDMLADLLTTESTLLRIQKNCDNGTGTQPQEVYDALLRVHFHDANGRMAKNALDAIASFVVGDLLDTFVKGIHRFTQYPPRNVKSLRRVIANDLIKKNEYAI from the coding sequence ATGGCAGTAGTTGCAGAAAAAGTAAACGTACTCAAGGGTGGCCAATTCCTCGTAGCCGATGCGCTGCCGGAGACCACGTTCACTCCTGAAGACTTCAACGAGGAGCAGTTGATGGTCCGCCAAATGGTGCGGGACTTCATTGATACCGAGATCATCCCCGTCCTCAATGAGATTGAGGACAAAAAGAATGGCCTTCCTCCCCTACTGCTGGATAAAATGGCAGATCTTGGCCTCCTGGGTAGCCACATGCCCGAAGAATACGGCGGCATGGAGATGGACACTAACACCAACACCCTGATCTGTGATGTGATGGGTGGTAGCTCTGGCTCCTTCACCGTGTCTTTCGCCGCTCACACCGGCATCGGTATGCTTCCTATTCTATACTACGGAAGCGAATCGCAAAAAGCCGAATGGCTCCCCCGCCTCATTAACGGCGAATTGAAGGCCGCCTACTGCCTAACTGAACCTGGTTCCGGATCCGATGCGACCGCTGCGAAGACGACCGCCATTAAGGATGGTGACGAGTGGGTCCTGAATGGCCAAAAGATGTGGATCTCCAACGCTGGCTTTGCCGACGTATTCATCGTATTCGCTCAGGCGGATGGTGATAAGTTCACCGGCTTCATCGTACCGAAAGGGCTCGAAGGTTTGACGCTTGGCGCCGAAGAAGATAAATTAGGTATCCACGGCAGTTCTACCCGCCAGGTCTTCTTTGAGGATGTCCGCATTCCCGCTGATAACTTCCTTGGCGAAATTGGCCGCGGCCACTTGATTGCCTTCAACGTACTGAACGTTGGCCGCTTCAAGCTACACGCACTTAGCGTAGGCGGTGCCAAGCGCGCGCTGGGCGTTGGCATTAAGTACGCCAACGAAAGAGTACAATTCAAGCAGCCTATCGCAAATTTTGGGGCCATTAAGCACAAGATCGCCGAAGCTGCTACCCAAATCTTTGCCAGCGAAAGCGCACTCTACCGCGTCAGCCAGCAGATTCAGGACATGAATAAGTCGCTGCAGGCAGACGGTAAATCTTTCGCCGAAGCCAAGCGCCTCAGCGCCGAGGAGTATGCCATCGAGTGTGCGCTGCTGAAGTTTATCGGTTCCGAAATGCTGGACTACACCGTCGACGAAGTTCTCCAGATCCACGGAGGAATGGGCTACAGCGAAGAAACCCTTGCCCCTCGAATGTACCGGGATAGCCGCATCAACCGGATCTACGAAGGCACCAACGAGATCAACCGCCTACTGAGCGTTGACATGCTCATGCGCCGCGCAATGAAGGGTGCTGTGGATATCGCCACCCCGGCGTGGAACGTCCAGAAAGAATTGGCCAAGCCCGCTGACACCTCAATCCCCGAAGGCCCGTACGGCGCGGAACTAAAAGCCGTCGCAGACTTCAAAAAACTGATCCTCATGGTTATGGGTGCCGCCGTGAAAGGGCAAATGGACGGCAAACTCAACCTGAAGGAAGAGCAGGAGATCCTGATGAATGTCTCCGATATGCTCGCCGACCTGTTGACGACCGAGTCCACCCTCTTGCGCATCCAGAAGAACTGCGACAACGGCACGGGCACCCAGCCTCAGGAAGTGTACGATGCGCTATTGCGGGTTCACTTCCACGATGCCAACGGCAGAATGGCGAAGAATGCCCTTGACGCCATTGCCAGCTTCGTTGTAGGAGACCTGCTCGATACGTTCGTGAAGGGAATTCACCGCTTCACCCAGTACCCTCCCCGCAACGTGAAATCCCTCCGCCGTGTGATTGCCAACGACCTGATCAAAAAGAATGAATACGCTATTTAG
- a CDS encoding T9SS type A sorting domain-containing protein — protein MRKNYFIAVMCLLFTASALQAQVRYLDPMFDVDLTDTVVYATNFNVQLNMQTPLTADVYQPVNDEEELRPVVVLFHTGNFLPQYFNGSAYGGKKDSVNVEILSRLVERGYVGMSATYRFGWNPLAEIQSIRTGSLLQAVYRASQDAHAMARYLRKSVAEDGNPFRVDTNRIVFYGVGSGGYLVQAHNFLDDVDQIALNDQFYDQDGNVLIQVDDISNVEGTIETPRNTVNHPGYSSDVALTVNLGGALGDSLWIDGADNEAPFFATHSATDPFAPFYYGLVTVPTTPPRAVVNVPGSNLVVTLANERGVNDVLAPANAVPLPEMFGSLATTLNATVAAYKQVQYQNPVPGSSTDVFPLGVDNLWTILRQGDAAGSLGVTGATWNWFNEPVLRGTIAFINSQVPDANIDADRIIAGEPLTNPNFNDPDAAKAEIDTIMAHFYPRAWYALDLESLVSTEDVVSNAAVGLEIYPNPVASEFTVAVAETEKINAIRILDMEGRVLRTQSGLNTSQMTLDRQGLPTGLYIVQIMLERGMTARKVVLK, from the coding sequence ATGCGTAAAAATTACTTTATCGCGGTAATGTGCTTGCTGTTTACGGCGAGCGCCCTACAAGCCCAGGTTCGCTACCTGGACCCGATGTTCGACGTCGACCTGACGGACACCGTGGTGTACGCCACCAACTTCAACGTACAGTTGAACATGCAAACGCCCCTCACGGCCGATGTATACCAGCCAGTAAACGACGAGGAGGAGCTGCGCCCCGTGGTGGTCCTCTTTCACACGGGTAACTTTCTGCCCCAGTACTTCAACGGTTCCGCTTACGGTGGTAAGAAGGATTCCGTCAACGTAGAGATCCTCAGCCGCCTCGTAGAGCGTGGTTACGTGGGCATGTCCGCTACCTACCGCTTTGGTTGGAACCCACTGGCTGAAATACAGTCCATCCGAACGGGGTCCCTCCTGCAGGCCGTTTACCGGGCTAGCCAGGATGCGCACGCCATGGCGCGTTACCTGCGTAAAAGTGTGGCTGAAGATGGCAACCCCTTCCGCGTTGACACCAACCGGATTGTTTTCTACGGAGTCGGTTCCGGTGGTTACCTCGTACAGGCCCATAACTTCCTGGATGACGTAGACCAGATCGCGCTAAATGATCAATTCTACGATCAGGACGGAAACGTACTCATCCAGGTTGATGACATCAGTAACGTTGAGGGTACTATCGAAACGCCACGCAATACGGTGAATCACCCAGGTTATTCTTCCGATGTTGCGCTGACGGTAAACCTCGGCGGTGCCCTGGGAGATTCTCTCTGGATCGATGGTGCTGATAATGAAGCGCCGTTCTTCGCTACCCACAGTGCGACGGACCCCTTCGCTCCCTTCTACTACGGTTTGGTTACCGTACCAACGACGCCTCCACGGGCCGTTGTTAACGTACCTGGTTCCAACCTCGTAGTTACCCTCGCCAACGAGCGTGGTGTGAATGACGTATTGGCCCCCGCCAACGCCGTTCCACTTCCCGAAATGTTTGGTTCCCTCGCTACTACGCTGAACGCTACCGTTGCGGCTTATAAGCAGGTGCAATACCAGAACCCAGTCCCCGGCTCCTCAACGGATGTCTTCCCACTAGGTGTTGATAATCTGTGGACGATCCTTCGCCAGGGCGATGCCGCTGGCTCCCTCGGTGTGACGGGCGCAACTTGGAACTGGTTCAATGAGCCCGTACTCCGCGGTACGATTGCTTTCATTAATTCTCAAGTTCCTGACGCAAACATTGATGCAGACCGCATCATTGCCGGTGAGCCTCTGACGAACCCTAACTTCAATGATCCGGACGCTGCAAAGGCGGAGATCGATACGATCATGGCGCACTTCTACCCCCGCGCCTGGTACGCACTTGATCTGGAATCATTGGTATCCACTGAGGATGTTGTGTCTAACGCTGCTGTTGGTCTGGAAATCTACCCGAACCCAGTTGCCAGCGAATTCACCGTTGCCGTAGCGGAAACGGAGAAGATCAACGCCATCCGTATCCTGGATATGGAAGGTCGCGTACTCCGCACCCAAAGTGGCCTGAACACCAGCCAAATGACCCTGGACCGTCAGGGATTACCCACCGGACTGTACATCGTACAGATCATGTTGGAGCGCGGTATGACCGCCAGAAAAGTGGTGCTTAAGTAG
- a CDS encoding TonB-dependent receptor domain-containing protein yields the protein MRLQQLLFILCCTFVSVGLSAQVTLKGKIVDGTSGEDLIGASVLAKGTTTGTVTDFNGDWELTVSGLPTILQFSYIGYSPTEVEVTSVDQNLKIKLGDDAITTETVEVVGQRISDKQRQAALTVETLDAIAIKQTPAANFYDGLGSLKDVDLTAASLGFKIVNTRGFNSTNPVRSLQTIDGVDNQSPGLNFSLGNFLGASELDVNRVNLVVGASSAFYGPNAFNGVIALETKDPFLQQGLSAQIKVAERSLFEGGFRYAQAFKNKEGQEWIAYKANLFGFRANDWVADNFDPVFETEFGPENPGGYDAVNRYGDEGSSAFDYRGLRILPGIGQIFREGYKEEDLVDYDSENLKAGLAVHIRLQPDKSLESTELLLASNYSTGTTVYQGDNRFSLRNIQFYQHRIELRNRDNFFIRAYATHEDAGDSYDPYFTAIQLQDSFKTDGDWAADYTSYWQGTIVPRFNQLDGYPNCFPRNCTISERDQLRNEFFQRPEIQSLLAEYHAEARTFAQGPNGLNTLDYFQPGTDRFNAAVDDITSRIGNDGEGGTRFFDRSALYHLHGEKKFNNVWAPNEDSRLELTVGANGRLYTPNSQGSILLDTAGRNIDTYEVGAYGGGTLHLNNRYKISSSLRLDKNQNFDLLVSPAASFVFTPTQTTTARISFSSAIRNPTLSDQYLFYNVGRAILLGNLDGVNDLTTVESLTTFTNTGNTDDLETFDVAPIRPEQVRTLEAGYRTTLFEKLYVDATYYYSFYEDFIGFNLGVDLDNVGGLITGAQAFRVAANASDRVTTQGFSIGTNYYFGKYYSFNGNYSWNKLNTASDDPIIPAFNTPEHKYNLGISGRNVPLPFLSGSIPEFGFSVNYKWVDGFIFEGSPQFTGFIEAYGMLDAQVNFEVPSINTTIKLGASNLLDNEVFQVYGGPRIGRLAYISATYQLDRR from the coding sequence ATGCGGTTACAACAACTCCTGTTTATTCTCTGCTGCACTTTTGTGAGCGTGGGCCTCTCCGCGCAGGTCACTCTGAAAGGCAAGATCGTTGACGGAACCAGTGGCGAAGACCTCATCGGAGCCAGCGTACTGGCTAAAGGCACGACAACCGGTACCGTAACCGACTTTAACGGAGATTGGGAATTGACGGTGTCGGGCCTGCCGACCATTCTGCAATTCAGCTACATCGGTTACTCACCGACGGAAGTGGAAGTGACTTCGGTGGACCAGAACCTGAAGATCAAACTGGGCGACGACGCCATTACCACCGAAACCGTTGAGGTAGTTGGCCAGCGCATCAGCGATAAGCAACGGCAGGCCGCCCTGACGGTGGAAACGCTGGACGCCATTGCCATCAAACAGACACCCGCCGCCAACTTTTACGACGGATTGGGTAGCCTCAAGGACGTGGACCTAACCGCCGCCAGCCTTGGTTTCAAGATCGTCAATACGCGTGGCTTCAACTCGACCAACCCGGTGCGTTCCCTCCAGACCATTGACGGAGTGGATAACCAGAGCCCGGGCCTAAACTTCTCCCTCGGTAACTTCCTGGGGGCTTCCGAACTGGACGTGAACCGGGTAAACCTCGTCGTTGGGGCCAGCTCCGCCTTTTACGGGCCGAACGCCTTCAATGGCGTGATCGCCCTGGAAACTAAGGACCCCTTCCTGCAGCAGGGGCTTTCCGCCCAGATCAAAGTAGCCGAAAGGAGCCTTTTTGAAGGGGGCTTCCGCTACGCCCAGGCCTTTAAGAATAAGGAAGGACAAGAGTGGATCGCCTACAAGGCCAACCTCTTCGGCTTCCGCGCTAACGACTGGGTGGCGGATAATTTTGACCCGGTTTTTGAGACGGAGTTTGGCCCCGAAAATCCTGGTGGTTACGATGCCGTTAATCGTTACGGCGATGAAGGCAGTAGTGCATTTGACTATCGGGGGCTACGGATTTTGCCGGGTATTGGTCAGATTTTCCGGGAAGGCTACAAGGAGGAGGATCTCGTCGATTACGACAGCGAAAACCTTAAGGCCGGTCTGGCGGTGCACATTCGTTTGCAACCGGATAAGTCGCTAGAAAGTACGGAACTCCTACTGGCGTCCAATTACAGCACGGGAACGACGGTGTACCAGGGGGACAACCGGTTTAGCCTGCGGAACATCCAGTTTTACCAGCACCGGATCGAACTGCGGAACCGGGATAACTTCTTCATCCGCGCCTACGCAACCCACGAAGATGCCGGTGATAGCTACGACCCCTACTTCACGGCCATCCAGCTTCAGGATAGCTTCAAGACGGACGGTGACTGGGCGGCGGATTACACCTCTTACTGGCAGGGAACGATCGTCCCCCGCTTCAACCAATTGGATGGTTACCCGAACTGTTTCCCCCGCAATTGTACCATTTCGGAGCGCGACCAGCTGCGAAATGAGTTTTTCCAGCGGCCGGAAATTCAATCCTTGCTCGCTGAATACCACGCTGAGGCGCGGACGTTTGCCCAAGGGCCAAATGGCCTGAATACCCTGGATTATTTCCAACCGGGCACGGATCGGTTTAATGCTGCCGTTGATGACATCACCAGCCGCATCGGGAACGACGGCGAAGGTGGCACGCGCTTTTTCGACCGGAGTGCTCTTTACCACCTGCACGGCGAAAAGAAGTTTAACAACGTATGGGCCCCGAACGAGGACAGCCGCCTGGAACTGACGGTTGGTGCTAACGGCCGTCTGTACACGCCTAACAGCCAGGGGTCGATCCTACTCGATACGGCGGGCCGTAACATTGACACTTACGAAGTGGGGGCTTACGGTGGAGGTACGCTCCACTTGAATAACCGCTATAAGATCAGTAGTAGCCTCCGATTGGATAAGAACCAGAACTTTGACTTACTGGTGAGCCCGGCGGCGAGCTTCGTTTTTACTCCTACTCAAACGACTACGGCGCGGATCTCTTTCTCTTCTGCCATTCGTAACCCGACACTGAGTGATCAGTACCTGTTTTATAATGTTGGCCGTGCCATCCTCCTCGGTAACCTGGACGGTGTAAACGATCTCACGACGGTAGAGAGCCTGACAACCTTTACCAATACGGGTAATACGGATGACCTGGAGACTTTCGACGTAGCGCCCATTAGACCTGAGCAAGTGCGCACCCTCGAAGCTGGCTACCGGACGACGCTTTTCGAAAAGCTATACGTAGATGCTACCTATTACTATAGCTTCTACGAAGACTTCATTGGCTTCAATCTTGGAGTGGATCTGGACAATGTGGGCGGACTCATTACGGGGGCTCAAGCTTTCCGAGTTGCGGCTAACGCTAGTGACCGAGTCACCACACAAGGCTTCAGTATTGGTACGAATTACTATTTCGGCAAATACTATTCCTTCAACGGAAACTACAGTTGGAACAAACTGAATACAGCTTCTGATGACCCCATCATTCCAGCTTTTAATACGCCGGAGCACAAGTACAATTTAGGCATCAGTGGGCGTAACGTACCCCTTCCATTCCTGAGTGGTTCAATTCCTGAATTTGGTTTCAGTGTGAACTATAAGTGGGTGGATGGTTTCATCTTCGAGGGCTCGCCCCAGTTTACGGGCTTCATCGAGGCTTACGGGATGCTTGACGCCCAGGTGAATTTCGAGGTCCCTAGTATCAACACAACCATCAAGTTGGGTGCTTCCAACTTGTTAGACAATGAAGTATTCCAAGTCTACGGTGGCCCGCGGATTGGGCGCCTGGCTTATATCTCTGCTACCTATCAGCTCGATCGCCGATAG